One Moorella sp. E308F DNA segment encodes these proteins:
- the nifV gene encoding homocitrate synthase yields the protein MRVRVVDTTLRDGEQAPGVAFNLEEKVTIARMLDRLGVAQIEAGTPAMGEIEQQAIKAIVRMGLKCRISTWNRMLWEDIRASLACGVRDVHISAPVSPIQIRYKLGQSHQWVLERLRQACLYAMDHGLRVTVGAEDASRADPVFLLEFAFLARELGAERLRYCDTVGVLDPFATFERLAWLKEKIDLELEFHGHNDFGLATANALAAVKAGAGWVDATICGLGERAGNAALEEVVMALKHLHGVELGFKTEKLQEIAAYVARASRRQLPAWKPIVGSNIFAHESGIHVDGTLKDPRTYEVFAPEEVGLRRQIVIGKHSGTAALKAKFAAYGIALSQEDAAVILERVRAAAVQLKRSLGDQELIYLYEDYLLHQAAGASSAPQAVAAPSQEKRPE from the coding sequence ATGCGGGTGCGGGTTGTGGATACGACCTTGCGGGACGGGGAGCAGGCCCCGGGGGTGGCTTTTAACCTTGAGGAAAAGGTAACCATTGCCCGGATGCTGGACCGGCTTGGCGTAGCGCAGATTGAGGCCGGCACGCCGGCCATGGGGGAAATTGAGCAACAGGCTATAAAGGCCATCGTCAGGATGGGCTTAAAATGCCGGATCAGTACCTGGAACAGGATGCTATGGGAAGATATCCGCGCCTCCCTGGCCTGCGGGGTACGTGATGTGCATATTTCCGCTCCCGTGTCGCCCATTCAAATCCGGTACAAACTGGGGCAAAGTCACCAGTGGGTGCTGGAGCGCTTGCGGCAGGCCTGCCTCTATGCCATGGACCACGGCCTGCGGGTGACAGTGGGAGCGGAGGACGCTTCCCGGGCAGACCCCGTTTTCTTGCTGGAGTTTGCCTTCCTGGCCCGGGAACTGGGGGCGGAACGGCTGCGTTACTGCGATACCGTGGGTGTTCTGGACCCGTTCGCCACCTTTGAGCGTCTTGCCTGGCTGAAAGAAAAAATAGACCTGGAACTGGAGTTTCACGGTCATAACGACTTCGGCCTGGCCACGGCCAACGCCCTGGCGGCCGTCAAGGCCGGTGCTGGTTGGGTGGATGCCACCATCTGCGGACTGGGGGAAAGGGCAGGGAACGCCGCCCTGGAGGAGGTGGTCATGGCCCTCAAGCACCTGCACGGGGTCGAGCTCGGCTTCAAGACGGAAAAGTTACAGGAAATCGCCGCATATGTGGCCCGCGCTTCCAGACGGCAACTGCCTGCGTGGAAACCGATCGTCGGAAGCAACATATTCGCCCACGAATCAGGTATTCATGTCGACGGCACCCTCAAAGATCCCCGGACTTATGAGGTATTCGCGCCTGAAGAAGTCGGCCTTAGGCGGCAGATTGTAATCGGCAAGCACTCCGGCACCGCCGCCCTCAAGGCGAAGTTTGCCGCATACGGCATCGCTTTGAGCCAGGAGGACGCCGCAGTCATACTGGAACGGGTGCGGGCGGCAGCGGTGCAGCTAAAGCGCTCCCTTGGCGACCAAGAATTGATTTATTTATATGAGGACTACCTTCTCCACCAGGCCGCCGGGGCAAGTTCCGCACCCCAAGCGGTAGCAGCACCGAGCCAGGAAAAACGGCCTGAATAA
- the mtnA gene encoding S-methyl-5-thioribose-1-phosphate isomerase: protein MQYEPVAPIRWQDGQVEMIDQTRLPEELVIIRPRTVEEMWDAIKTLKVRGAPAIGIAAALGLYLAIKDSRARDRAEFETELKQAAAYLASSRPTAVNLFWALKRVQKAVAAAATTTNDVSSLKDLVLKEALAIRDEDEATCRAIGKNGAALLQDAEAVLTHCNAGTLATARYGTALAPIYYLASRGKVLKVFADETRPLLQGARLTAWELHQAGIPVTLITDNMAAAVMARGLVQAVIVGADRITANGDVANKIGTYGVAILAREHGLPFYVAAPASTFDLSLSSGEQIPIEERDPAEVSHFGLRPTAPEGINIFNPAFDVTPYRYVTAIITEKGIIRPPYKENIPRVLTGESR from the coding sequence TTGCAGTACGAACCTGTTGCGCCTATTCGCTGGCAGGACGGCCAGGTGGAAATGATTGACCAGACGCGCCTGCCGGAGGAGCTGGTCATTATCCGGCCCCGGACGGTAGAGGAAATGTGGGATGCTATTAAAACGCTAAAGGTCCGGGGGGCACCGGCCATCGGCATAGCTGCGGCCCTGGGCCTTTACCTGGCCATCAAGGATTCCCGGGCCAGGGACAGGGCGGAATTTGAGACCGAATTAAAGCAGGCTGCCGCTTACCTGGCCTCGTCCCGGCCAACGGCGGTCAACCTTTTCTGGGCCTTGAAACGGGTTCAGAAGGCCGTTGCCGCCGCTGCCACCACCACCAATGATGTTTCTTCCTTGAAAGATCTGGTGTTAAAAGAAGCCCTGGCCATCCGCGACGAAGATGAAGCCACATGCCGGGCCATTGGAAAAAATGGCGCTGCCCTCCTCCAGGATGCCGAAGCCGTCCTCACCCACTGCAATGCCGGCACCCTGGCTACCGCCCGCTACGGTACGGCACTGGCGCCTATTTATTACCTGGCATCCCGGGGCAAGGTGCTCAAAGTGTTTGCCGATGAAACCCGGCCCCTTCTCCAGGGAGCAAGGCTTACGGCCTGGGAACTGCACCAGGCCGGTATCCCGGTTACCCTGATTACCGATAATATGGCCGCTGCCGTCATGGCCCGGGGCCTGGTCCAGGCGGTCATCGTCGGTGCCGACCGCATTACCGCTAACGGCGATGTGGCCAATAAAATCGGCACCTACGGGGTGGCAATACTGGCCAGGGAACACGGCCTTCCCTTTTATGTAGCAGCTCCGGCTTCTACCTTTGATTTAAGCCTTTCCAGCGGTGAGCAGATTCCCATTGAAGAAAGGGACCCGGCGGAAGTCAGCCACTTTGGCCTGCGGCCCACGGCGCCGGAAGGCATCAACATTTTTAACCCGGCCTTTGACGTGACGCCGTACCGTTATGTGACCGCTATTATTACCGAAAAAGGCATTATCAGGCCCCCGTATAAAGAGAATATCCCGCGCGTGCTAACCGGTGAAAGCAGGTGA
- the mtnP gene encoding S-methyl-5'-thioadenosine phosphorylase: MRIAIIGGSGVYDPGILSNIREERVETPYGTAVLKVGTYQGEEIGFMPRHGEKHTVPPHRVNYRANIWALKMLQVERVLATAAVGSTNPDYRPGDFVIVNDFLDFTKTRTYTFFEGGETGVVHTDFTTPYCPELRRLLVETAAALGIKAHDGGVYACTEGPRFETPAEIRMIRQLGGDLVGMTNVPEVILAHEVGLCYGLIAMVTNMAAGISATPLSHAEVLEIMDQNGKNLRELIMQTIPRIPRERNCRCSLTGGKIEVHD; the protein is encoded by the coding sequence GTGCGCATAGCCATTATCGGAGGGTCCGGGGTTTACGATCCAGGAATTTTAAGCAATATCAGGGAAGAAAGGGTTGAGACGCCTTATGGTACGGCCGTGCTTAAGGTCGGTACTTATCAAGGCGAGGAAATAGGTTTCATGCCCCGCCATGGGGAGAAACATACTGTACCTCCCCACAGGGTGAATTACCGGGCCAACATCTGGGCCCTGAAGATGTTGCAAGTAGAACGAGTCCTGGCTACGGCCGCCGTCGGTTCCACCAACCCCGACTACAGGCCGGGGGATTTTGTCATTGTCAATGATTTCCTCGATTTTACCAAAACCCGCACTTATACCTTTTTTGAAGGCGGCGAGACGGGGGTAGTCCATACGGATTTTACCACTCCTTACTGCCCCGAGCTGCGGCGGTTGCTCGTGGAGACGGCTGCTGCCCTGGGGATCAAAGCCCACGACGGCGGCGTTTATGCCTGTACGGAGGGCCCCCGTTTTGAAACCCCGGCCGAGATCCGTATGATCCGGCAGCTGGGCGGGGACCTGGTGGGAATGACCAACGTCCCCGAAGTAATCCTGGCCCATGAGGTGGGCCTGTGCTATGGCCTTATAGCCATGGTAACCAACATGGCGGCCGGTATTTCCGCCACTCCTTTAAGCCATGCCGAGGTCCTGGAGATCATGGACCAGAACGGCAAGAACCTGCGAGAGCTCATCATGCAAACTATCCCCAGGATACCCCGGGAAAGGAACTGCCGCTGCAGCCTAACGGGTGGAAAAATTGAAGTCCACGACTAG
- a CDS encoding S66 peptidase family protein, translating into MSATTPIIKPPALQKGDTIGIIAPASPLPDPAYLARGIDFWLSLGYRVRTGTHISKATGYLAGSDAGRLADLHQMFQDPEVKAIICLRGGYGTLRLLADLDYNLIRYHPKILVGYSDITALHLALNRMTGLVTFHGPMLYPELGSKALPPYTRESLCRALAVASPLGSIPPAPGLPPPVTITPGRAEGIVTGGNLSLVVATLGTPFEIDTRGKILFIEEVDEAPYRIDRMLTQLKLAHKLEAAAGIVLGFCTGCENPSLQPGLLEVITDHLAPLGIPCFYGLPAGHLATQATLPLGIRARLDAAARTLTYLEAAVAPP; encoded by the coding sequence ATGTCCGCAACTACTCCCATTATTAAACCGCCGGCCCTTCAAAAAGGCGATACGATTGGCATCATTGCTCCGGCCAGTCCCCTGCCAGACCCGGCGTACCTGGCCAGGGGGATCGACTTCTGGCTCAGCCTGGGCTACAGAGTACGTACCGGCACCCATATCAGCAAAGCCACCGGCTACCTGGCCGGCAGCGATGCCGGGCGCCTGGCCGACCTGCACCAGATGTTCCAGGACCCGGAAGTAAAGGCCATAATATGCCTCCGGGGCGGTTACGGCACCCTGCGGCTCCTGGCTGACCTCGACTACAACCTTATCCGCTACCATCCTAAAATTTTAGTGGGCTACAGCGATATTACCGCCCTGCACCTGGCCCTCAACAGAATGACCGGCCTGGTAACCTTTCATGGCCCCATGCTCTATCCCGAACTGGGCAGTAAGGCCCTCCCCCCCTATACTAGGGAAAGCCTCTGCCGGGCCCTGGCGGTTGCTTCACCCCTGGGCAGCATCCCGCCGGCGCCTGGATTACCCCCACCGGTGACCATTACTCCCGGACGGGCCGAGGGAATAGTCACCGGCGGCAACCTGTCCCTGGTAGTTGCCACCCTGGGTACACCCTTTGAAATTGACACCCGGGGGAAAATCCTTTTCATAGAAGAAGTGGATGAGGCCCCCTACCGCATCGACCGCATGCTCACCCAGCTCAAGCTGGCTCATAAACTGGAAGCTGCGGCCGGGATTGTTCTAGGTTTCTGTACCGGATGCGAAAATCCCTCTCTTCAACCCGGCCTCCTGGAAGTTATAACCGACCACCTGGCCCCCCTGGGTATTCCCTGTTTCTACGGCCTGCCCGCCGGTCACCTGGCCACCCAGGCCACCCTGCCCCTGGGTATCCGCGCCCGCCTGGATGCGGCGGCGCGTACTCTGACTTACCTGGAGGCAGCAGTAGCGCCACCCTAG
- a CDS encoding DUF1540 domain-containing protein, which yields MPRITCSVNNCHYWSSGNVCDASQILVTSDAISNSQPQNVDAPMAGSISATPVKSSAETCCKTFIAKGSAEKNADGITRK from the coding sequence ATGCCGCGCATTACCTGCAGCGTTAACAACTGCCATTACTGGTCCAGCGGTAACGTCTGTGACGCTTCGCAAATCCTGGTTACTTCCGATGCCATCAGCAATTCTCAACCCCAGAATGTCGATGCCCCTATGGCCGGTAGTATTTCAGCTACCCCCGTAAAGTCTTCGGCAGAAACCTGCTGCAAGACTTTCATTGCCAAGGGTTCTGCTGAAAAGAACGCCGACGGCATCACCCGCAAATAG
- a CDS encoding SHOCT domain-containing protein, protein MMWGYYGNWGMGLWMLVWWVLLIGILVLAVYGLVSLFNRRTGQQPALRPDPLAILKERYARGEITTDEYHRMREELRE, encoded by the coding sequence ATGATGTGGGGATATTATGGCAACTGGGGGATGGGCCTCTGGATGCTGGTCTGGTGGGTGTTACTAATTGGCATCCTGGTCCTGGCGGTTTATGGCCTGGTAAGCCTGTTTAACCGCCGCACCGGCCAGCAGCCCGCGCTGCGTCCTGACCCCCTGGCAATATTGAAGGAACGCTATGCAAGGGGTGAAATTACCACCGACGAGTACCACCGTATGCGTGAGGAACTCAGGGAGTGA
- the htpX gene encoding zinc metalloprotease HtpX codes for MRRQLGSDAGLTARMFLTMFLLAALYLFFLAVLWQAGVSYTGIIIFVGIMLAVQYYFSDRMVLWSMGAREVSPREAPELHALVERLAALADLPKPRVAIVDTPMPNAFATGRSPANAVVAVTTGILERLDPPELEAVLGHELSHIKNRDMTVLTLASFFATVASFIVQNFFYWGAFGGRDRDERNNTMLVYLVSLVVWLVSYFLIRALSRYREFAADRGAAILTGAPGQLASALVKISSSMARIPDRDLRQAEAFNAFFIIPALNSNSIMELFSTHPSLERRLAYLRKLEREMEEWR; via the coding sequence ATGCGACGCCAACTTGGCAGCGATGCCGGTTTAACGGCGCGAATGTTTTTGACCATGTTTTTACTGGCAGCCCTGTATCTCTTTTTCCTGGCCGTCTTGTGGCAGGCCGGGGTGAGTTATACAGGTATTATCATTTTTGTCGGGATTATGCTGGCCGTCCAGTATTACTTTTCCGACCGCATGGTTCTCTGGTCCATGGGTGCCAGGGAGGTATCTCCCCGGGAAGCGCCGGAACTCCATGCCCTGGTGGAAAGGCTGGCCGCCCTGGCCGATTTACCCAAACCCAGGGTAGCTATTGTTGATACTCCCATGCCCAATGCCTTTGCCACCGGCCGCAGCCCGGCCAATGCCGTCGTGGCAGTGACAACCGGGATCCTGGAACGCCTGGATCCCCCGGAACTGGAAGCCGTCCTGGGTCATGAATTGAGCCATATCAAAAACCGGGATATGACGGTGCTGACGCTGGCTAGCTTTTTTGCCACCGTTGCTTCCTTTATCGTGCAAAACTTTTTCTACTGGGGCGCCTTTGGCGGCCGCGACCGGGACGAGCGCAACAATACCATGCTGGTTTACCTGGTGTCCCTGGTGGTCTGGCTGGTCAGCTACTTCCTCATTCGTGCCCTGTCCCGTTACCGGGAATTTGCTGCCGACCGGGGCGCGGCCATCCTTACCGGTGCGCCGGGCCAGCTGGCCTCTGCCCTGGTAAAGATCAGCAGCAGCATGGCGCGCATCCCTGACCGGGATTTGCGCCAGGCCGAGGCCTTTAACGCCTTCTTCATTATCCCGGCCTTAAACAGCAACAGCATCATGGAGCTTTTCTCTACCCACCCGTCTCTGGAGCGCCGCCTGGCCTACCTGCGTAAACTGGAACGGGAAATGGAGGAATGGCGGTGA
- the pspAB gene encoding PspA-associated protein PspAB codes for MSFWDALLGRTRVPPARTEPLFALSTAIVTLESELGWQPCGRAGVVLRPGEDSFFTTTQEETEELVSLAAREMEGRLESKKDEYGYHWLIFADRDWEDLVALAHMAGQNFKEKGAGDRLLAAVFKLQKKDQVLYLIFSYKRGAFYPFIPVDEHNKKRDNAGEMRLAALMDKELPWEKDITRWYPLWGCPV; via the coding sequence GTGAGCTTCTGGGACGCCCTCCTGGGGCGAACCCGGGTACCACCGGCGCGCACGGAGCCCCTTTTTGCCCTGAGCACGGCCATTGTCACCCTGGAAAGCGAGCTGGGCTGGCAGCCCTGCGGCCGCGCAGGGGTAGTCCTGCGGCCCGGTGAAGACAGTTTTTTTACCACCACCCAGGAAGAGACGGAGGAACTGGTATCCCTGGCCGCCCGGGAAATGGAAGGCCGCCTCGAGAGTAAAAAGGATGAATATGGCTACCACTGGCTCATCTTCGCCGATCGTGACTGGGAGGATCTGGTCGCCCTGGCCCACATGGCGGGTCAGAATTTTAAGGAGAAGGGTGCCGGCGACCGCCTGCTGGCGGCAGTTTTCAAGCTGCAAAAAAAGGACCAGGTCCTTTATCTCATTTTCAGCTACAAGAGAGGTGCTTTTTATCCCTTTATCCCCGTTGATGAGCACAATAAGAAGCGGGATAATGCCGGGGAAATGCGCCTGGCGGCTTTAATGGATAAGGAACTTCCCTGGGAAAAGGATATCACTCGCTGGTACCCCCTCTGGGGTTGCCCGGTATAA
- a CDS encoding PspA/IM30 family protein, with product MGILSRMSTIFKSKMNKILDQVENPQETLEYSYNRQLEMLQNVKRNLADVVASKKRLELQAVKLKDSQKKLEDQARQALQLGREDLATTALERKAAIQQQLDGLQEQIKGLEAEQAKLAAVEAKLQAKVEAFRTKKEIIKAQYSAAQAQVKIGEAATGLSEELADVSLAIQRAEEKTEQMRARAAAIDELVNSGVLEDALETADPLERELKQAGAATQVQADLERLKREVGKA from the coding sequence ATGGGGATCCTGTCGCGCATGTCGACAATTTTCAAATCTAAGATGAACAAAATCCTCGATCAGGTAGAAAATCCCCAGGAAACCTTGGAGTATTCCTACAACCGTCAGCTGGAAATGCTCCAGAACGTCAAACGTAACCTGGCTGATGTCGTTGCTTCCAAAAAACGTCTGGAACTCCAGGCCGTCAAGTTGAAGGACAGTCAAAAAAAGCTGGAAGATCAGGCCCGCCAGGCCCTGCAGCTGGGGCGCGAGGACCTGGCCACTACCGCCCTGGAGCGGAAAGCAGCCATCCAGCAGCAGCTGGATGGCCTGCAGGAACAGATTAAAGGGCTGGAAGCGGAACAGGCAAAACTTGCTGCCGTAGAGGCCAAGCTTCAGGCCAAAGTGGAAGCCTTCCGGACTAAGAAAGAAATAATCAAGGCCCAGTATTCGGCGGCTCAGGCCCAGGTCAAGATTGGCGAGGCGGCCACCGGTCTGTCGGAAGAGCTGGCCGACGTCTCCCTGGCCATCCAGCGCGCCGAAGAAAAAACAGAGCAAATGCGGGCCCGGGCGGCAGCCATTGACGAGCTGGTAAACTCCGGGGTCCTGGAAGACGCCCTGGAAACGGCCGATCCTCTGGAGCGGGAGCTGAAGCAGGCTGGCGCTGCCACCCAGGTCCAGGCGGACCTGGAGCGCTTGAAGAGAGAGGTGGGCAAAGCTTGA
- the pspAA gene encoding PspA-associated protein PspAA, with protein MIIRILSEGQYRLEGEALSELDRLDDRLLDALEAGNPEEYDNSFREVLSLIRGRGIRIPDTELVESDLILPAPDTTFEEARNLFADYPRHLS; from the coding sequence TTGATAATCCGTATTTTATCGGAAGGCCAGTACCGGCTGGAAGGGGAGGCCTTGAGCGAACTCGACCGGCTAGATGACAGGCTGCTGGATGCCCTTGAAGCAGGCAACCCTGAGGAATATGATAACAGCTTCCGGGAGGTTCTGTCCCTGATCCGCGGGCGGGGCATACGCATTCCTGATACGGAACTGGTAGAATCGGATCTTATCCTGCCGGCACCGGATACTACCTTTGAAGAGGCCCGCAACCTCTTTGCTGATTACCCGAGGCATCTCAGCTAA
- a CDS encoding S-layer homology domain-containing protein has protein sequence MRKASLAGLIMFFMLLPWGTAWAGPAESSLLALLPPEKARAPALTRGGFAVMLVAAARIKSEVRDINLPDDVPAGSWYAPALQALWQEGMIHGYPYGKLRPDQEITNLEAVILTARVLGLPNEISSPLTELQPGDIPYGFNQYAFFHRQGLLPPGGPMAFLTPTAAAGWLAEVFNSDPRAKDLMDKCRQALARQQGIATRGEASIKFHSRPGLPVTAEIDRLAIKGEVLNEVLLPGQMHQVAALELEGRKALHIEQVASNGNLYRRVAEAPGQIGDWERLSLAPDITLLMRQQQNLGLPANIFPYLRYRYLGISKVAGQEVLGISFYTRLHTAGPVTELLPPATLGEGLAAYLNPPEKLIRSFSYWGLVYVNPRTFLPVRSVINLVMAFAPAYRGQPAPMAAMELRYRIDSYTYQGIKITLPVPVPPPVKEH, from the coding sequence ATGCGTAAAGCCAGTTTGGCCGGTCTTATCATGTTTTTCATGCTGCTGCCGTGGGGAACAGCCTGGGCCGGGCCGGCGGAGAGCTCACTTCTGGCCCTGTTACCGCCGGAAAAGGCCAGGGCACCAGCATTAACCCGGGGCGGATTTGCTGTTATGCTGGTGGCAGCAGCTCGGATTAAAAGTGAAGTTCGCGACATCAACCTGCCCGATGACGTCCCGGCCGGTAGCTGGTATGCCCCGGCTTTACAAGCCCTCTGGCAGGAGGGGATGATTCATGGCTATCCCTACGGCAAACTACGTCCCGATCAGGAGATAACGAACCTGGAGGCGGTTATTCTTACAGCCCGGGTACTCGGACTGCCCAATGAAATCAGCTCGCCCCTTACCGAATTGCAACCAGGCGATATACCCTACGGCTTCAACCAGTATGCCTTTTTCCATCGCCAGGGGTTATTGCCGCCGGGGGGGCCAATGGCCTTCTTAACGCCGACCGCCGCCGCCGGCTGGTTGGCTGAAGTCTTTAACTCTGACCCCCGGGCCAAAGATCTAATGGATAAATGTCGCCAGGCCCTGGCCAGGCAACAGGGTATTGCTACCCGGGGGGAGGCCAGTATTAAATTTCACAGCCGGCCGGGTTTGCCGGTTACGGCGGAAATAGACCGGCTGGCAATTAAGGGAGAGGTTCTCAATGAAGTTCTCCTTCCGGGGCAAATGCACCAGGTTGCTGCCCTGGAACTGGAAGGCCGTAAGGCCCTGCACATTGAACAGGTCGCTAGCAATGGCAACCTGTATCGCCGGGTTGCAGAGGCTCCTGGCCAGATAGGTGACTGGGAGCGGTTAAGCCTGGCTCCTGATATTACCCTCCTGATGCGCCAGCAGCAAAACCTGGGGCTGCCGGCAAACATCTTTCCATACTTACGCTACCGCTACCTGGGCATAAGTAAAGTTGCCGGCCAGGAAGTCCTGGGGATCAGTTTTTATACCCGTTTGCATACAGCTGGGCCTGTTACTGAACTCCTACCACCGGCAACCCTGGGTGAGGGACTGGCAGCCTATCTTAACCCGCCGGAAAAACTTATCCGCTCCTTCTCTTACTGGGGTTTAGTTTACGTCAATCCCCGGACCTTTTTACCCGTCAGGAGTGTCATCAACCTCGTCATGGCCTTTGCCCCTGCTTACCGGGGGCAGCCGGCACCTATGGCGGCCATGGAATTGCGCTACCGGATAGATAGTTATACCTATCAGGGTATTAAGATTACCCTACCGGTTCCGGTGCCGCCGCCAGTAAAGGAACACTAG
- a CDS encoding DedA family protein, which translates to MENLLAPIFHAITEFIASLGYTGIAIGMAIESACIPLPSEIILPFGGYLVSTGRLNFWGTVLAGTIGGTIGSIVAYFVGLRGGRPFLKKYGRYVFFSEKEFAVAEKWFQRYGEATVFFTRLMPVIRTFISLPAGIAAMPFVRFVIYTFLGSLPWSILLVYAGRELGASWEALGSIFHRFDAVIVAGLILLVFLYWRRHRNR; encoded by the coding sequence TTGGAGAATCTTTTAGCGCCCATTTTTCATGCCATTACGGAGTTCATTGCCAGCCTCGGCTATACAGGTATTGCCATAGGTATGGCCATTGAAAGCGCCTGCATACCTCTCCCCAGCGAAATAATCCTGCCATTTGGTGGTTACCTGGTAAGCACCGGCCGGCTCAATTTCTGGGGAACCGTCCTGGCCGGTACCATTGGCGGTACCATTGGTTCCATTGTCGCCTACTTTGTGGGGCTCCGGGGCGGCCGCCCTTTTTTAAAAAAATATGGCCGCTATGTCTTTTTCTCCGAAAAAGAATTCGCCGTAGCAGAAAAGTGGTTTCAACGCTACGGCGAAGCAACCGTTTTTTTTACCAGGCTGATGCCCGTTATCCGGACTTTTATTTCCCTGCCGGCCGGCATTGCCGCCATGCCCTTCGTCCGCTTTGTCATTTATACCTTTCTGGGCTCCCTGCCCTGGTCCATCCTCCTGGTCTATGCCGGCCGTGAGTTAGGGGCCAGCTGGGAAGCCCTGGGCTCTATTTTCCACCGCTTCGATGCGGTTATCGTCGCGGGCCTTATCCTGCTAGTGTTCCTTTACTGGCGGCGGCACCGGAACCGGTAG
- a CDS encoding xanthine phosphoribosyltransferase, which yields MSVVELLKEKIRQEGRVISEDILKVDSFLNHQIDPVLMLEVGKEFARRFAGTGITKVLTVEASGIAVALMTGLSLRVPVVFAKKKQPSTMDGDTYCGRVRSFTKEEVIDIVVAGSYLGPEDRVLIIDDFLASGEAARGLLKIIDQAGATLVGIGTVIEKVFQSGGETLREQGIRVESLVQIGSLTGGQIEFLN from the coding sequence TTGTCAGTGGTCGAACTGTTAAAAGAAAAAATCCGCCAGGAAGGGCGGGTCATTTCCGAAGATATTCTTAAAGTGGATTCCTTCTTAAACCATCAGATTGATCCGGTATTGATGCTGGAGGTGGGCAAGGAGTTTGCCCGCCGCTTTGCCGGTACCGGTATTACCAAGGTCCTGACGGTGGAAGCCTCGGGGATAGCTGTAGCCCTCATGACAGGTTTGAGCCTCCGGGTACCGGTAGTTTTTGCTAAGAAAAAGCAACCTTCCACCATGGATGGCGATACTTACTGCGGCCGGGTGCGTTCTTTTACCAAAGAAGAGGTTATAGATATAGTAGTGGCCGGTAGCTACCTGGGACCGGAGGACCGGGTGTTGATTATTGATGATTTCCTGGCTTCCGGGGAGGCGGCCCGGGGACTGTTAAAGATTATCGACCAGGCCGGGGCCACCCTGGTGGGCATCGGTACTGTTATTGAAAAGGTCTTCCAGAGCGGCGGCGAGACTTTACGGGAGCAGGGCATTCGCGTGGAGTCCCTGGTGCAGATCGGCAGTCTAACAGGGGGGCAGATTGAATTTTTAAATTAA
- a CDS encoding 4Fe-4S dicluster domain-containing protein, which translates to MAKLLVVDQEKCTACRRCELACSFKHTGAFNPAAARLSVAAFLDDDYYLPVVCQHCDEPACQAVCPAGAISRDGKTNAVVINEDRCIGCRMCIMACPFGGTDYSVSEQKVVKCDLCGGEPECVLNCPWGALEYKEPAGQALSKRQQIARRVQAALREVG; encoded by the coding sequence TTGGCGAAGCTTCTGGTGGTCGATCAGGAAAAATGTACTGCCTGCCGCCGCTGTGAGCTGGCATGCTCCTTCAAACATACCGGTGCATTCAACCCGGCTGCGGCTCGGCTGTCGGTGGCAGCCTTCCTTGATGATGATTATTACCTGCCGGTAGTCTGCCAGCATTGCGATGAGCCGGCCTGCCAGGCCGTCTGTCCGGCCGGAGCCATCAGCCGCGACGGCAAAACAAATGCCGTGGTGATCAACGAAGATCGCTGCATAGGCTGCCGCATGTGTATCATGGCCTGTCCTTTTGGCGGAACAGATTATTCGGTGTCCGAGCAAAAGGTAGTCAAGTGTGATCTCTGCGGGGGCGAACCGGAGTGTGTCCTTAACTGTCCCTGGGGAGCCCTGGAGTATAAAGAACCGGCCGGCCAGGCATTGAGCAAGCGGCAACAAATAGCCCGCAGGGTCCAGGCTGCTCTACGGGAGGTGGGCTAA